From the genome of Salmonella enterica subsp. houtenae serovar Houten:
GATTTTGATACAGCACTTCAACTGCGTGACGTCCGTAGAAATTACGATAATCAGCGTCGGTCAGTAAAGAGGAAACTTCTTTTGCCAGCGTAGCCGCATCGGTAATCGTGATAAGTCCGCTCGCCTGCTCCAGACGGGCGCAAATATCCTTAAAGTTAAAGGTATGTGGGCCCATGAGTACCGGAATCGCATGAGCGGCAGCCTCCAGCGGGTTATGACCGCCGCGTTCAACCAGCGAACCACCGACAAAGGCGAGATCGGCAATCCCATAGAGCAACATTAACTCGCCCATGGTATCGCCTACCACGATCTGGGTACTGGCGGACGGCACTTCGCCCGAAGAGCGAGTGATGTAGCTTAACCCTGCCTGACGCACAAGATTGATAGCATCCGGGAAACGCTCCGGATGGCGGGGCACCAGAATCAGTAATAAATTCGGGAATTGATGTAATAACGCCTGGTGAGCGGCAATAACGATACTCTCTTCGCCGTCGTGGGTGCTGGTAGCAATCCAGACCGGACGGTGCGGTGCCCACTGGCGGCGTAGCGTAACGGCTTTAGCCGCTAGCTGCGGCGTAACTGAAATATCAAATTTCAGACTGCCGGTGACCGTGACTTGATTGTTTTTCGCGCCCAATGCCACAAAGCGTTCGCCATCTTCTTCGTTTTGCGCGGCAATCAGGGTGATACGGCGCAGGAGCGTACGGACAAACTTGCCAAGCTTCGTATAACCCGCAGCGGAGCGGGCGGAAAGCCGCGCATTAGCGATAACCAGCGGAATATGACGTTTGTGTAGCGCAGCAATCAGATTTGGCCAGAGCTCAGTCTCCATGATCAATACCAACTTAGGATCAATCTTATTGAGGAAACGATTGAGCGCATCGGGTAAATCATAAGGTAAGTAAACGTGCTGAACATCGTTGCCAAAGGCAGACTGGACGCGCTCCGAGCCGGTCGGCGTCATGGTCGTTACGGTAATAGGCAGATCGGGATAGCGATGACGTAGAGCGCGGACCAATGGGATGGCCGCCAGAGTTTCGCCCACCGAGACGGAATGCAGCATGATTCCGCCTGGTTTCAACGGACGGCGGTAGAATCCGTAGCGTTCACCCCAGCGCTTACGATAGGCCGGCGCTTTACGTCCACGCACCCAAAGCCGTATCCAGATCAGAGGCTGAATAAGGTAGAGAAGAGTGGTGTAAAGCAATTCGAGCATAGTAAATAGCTGACTTATGGATGTGCTGGGGATTCTATGTATTTAGCCTGGGCTTTACCATTACTTTTCCCATTTTTGCGCCAAATTGGCTCAGAAGCGAGGGCTCCAGACGCTGAACCCCATTATTTTTGCATTTTTACGCAATCCATTGAAATTTGCCGCCCTTGTCGCCCCAGACAATGGGAATGACCATTCAAAAGAGAGGGGTAAATTAATATCTCTTTGAATTTATAATTAAAAAAATGAGTGTGTATAAAATTTATTCGTATCGGATTGCTGCGAAAGAAGTGTTACACTAACGCATCTAAAATGAGTGCGGTATTAGCCATCGGGTTGCTGTGAAGCCTGGGGCGGTAGCGTGCTTTTTTCTGCTTATTTATCCGGTCAATTTCAACCAAAGAGTCGCTTGTGGAAAAGCCATTTCGAAGAATTCTGATTATAAAAATGCGTTTTCATGGAGACATGTTACTTACCACCCCAGTCATCAGTACGCTGAAGCAGAATTATCCCGATGCAAAAATCGATGTGCTTCTTTATCAGAACACCATACCGATATTGTCGGAAAATCCGGAGATTAATGCACTCTACGGCATCAGTAACAAAGGCGCAGGAACAAAAGAGAAGATTAAAAACGCGCTATCGCTAATCAAAAAATTGCGTGCTAACTCGTATGATCTGGTCGTCAATCTCACCGATC
Proteins encoded in this window:
- the waaA gene encoding 3-deoxy-D-manno-octulosonic-acid transferase, producing the protein MLELLYTTLLYLIQPLIWIRLWVRGRKAPAYRKRWGERYGFYRRPLKPGGIMLHSVSVGETLAAIPLVRALRHRYPDLPITVTTMTPTGSERVQSAFGNDVQHVYLPYDLPDALNRFLNKIDPKLVLIMETELWPNLIAALHKRHIPLVIANARLSARSAAGYTKLGKFVRTLLRRITLIAAQNEEDGERFVALGAKNNQVTVTGSLKFDISVTPQLAAKAVTLRRQWAPHRPVWIATSTHDGEESIVIAAHQALLHQFPNLLLILVPRHPERFPDAINLVRQAGLSYITRSSGEVPSASTQIVVGDTMGELMLLYGIADLAFVGGSLVERGGHNPLEAAAHAIPVLMGPHTFNFKDICARLEQASGLITITDAATLAKEVSSLLTDADYRNFYGRHAVEVLYQNQGALQRLLQLLEPYLPPKTH